The window ATTCCGCTgccattaaattttacgaacaCAGAAAGTCAGTTGAGGGCCAAGTTGCGAGCTGGTGTTACTTTCGGTTATTTGCAGATTTAGACTTCACAGTTTTTTGCCTTATTATTACTCGATTAAGGGGCGGTGCAAAGACGGGTTCATGTATGTGCTGTACATTAATGGGGGCCACCCGCCATGGACAATCTAATATCCttttaacgaaaattaattgtatttatttcgcctgtttgtttttttttgtttcaatatATTTCCTTAACTCTTCACACTGATTACGCTAAATTCATGTGTGGGAAAGTGTTGAGCGGCGGGGGATTTTTTCCGTGGATTTTGCTCAACGTAAATCGGGCCATTCAGTGGATTTGGAACAGCAAATCCAACACTCAGCACGAGGAAAATTAACTAAGCTAGTCGAACGAACGTCTGGGATTGCGTTTGTTAACCAATTTGTATATAATAGAGCGATTTAGTCAGTCATCACGTCTATGAAATTACAGTTTGTTATTTCAGGTACCTgttgtagaatatttttaaatttaatatatttcgTCATTTCAGTTCACGACTCATtgcttcattaaatttgattCTTTGACAAATATTCTTCATTGTTATAGCTATGCAGTGCGTAAGTTGttgtttaattatatttatgaATAGTTTTATCTTTTGTTATGTCCTGTATTTTGTCATACCAGTATTATTCCGCAAAATACTGTAAACTTTGAAAGGTTAttaaatacgtattttgtaacACACGTTTGATTTTACCGTTTCAAAAGTTATATCAAAAAGTTTATTGtctactataaaaaaattcacgaaaataatatttgaagtTCAAGGTAAaggaataaatatttactgtGTTAACAAGTAAGCTCATCTGTAAACAAACTAATTACATACACTTTCCGATACCGAAGTCccgaataaaaatttagaacacgttttattgtttattggagggattttaaattgcaattgaAAATGTGTTTTCTTGACTGTGTCATTTTATAAGAACTTTCGTGTGATAAAATAGCATTCTACAGATGTTCTGGTGcaaaatccaaatttgaaaCCCGTTTGCTTACATTAGTGTCCTCTTTTCGTATAATCACGTTTTGCTAGTACCTGtttgaaaagaaaaactaATTTGTACCAAAagtttgagttttaaaaatctaaaaatgaaTCAATGCAtccttaataaaaatttcatcaaaatggGTGGATAGATCTCGAGATATTTTCtacattaatttgaaaaaagtagtttctttcataaaaaataacaaatctaacccaatgattttttaaacgtcAATTTGGTTTGACTAAATAACTCGTAAACTGAAGCACCGCTTTAGAGTGGCTCACAACGtcttaaaacaacaatttggAGACAATTTTCACTGAAAATACATGACTTGGaacgatttcttgcttaaaagcgaaaaaaaatcgttttcaaATGATTGGAATCATCTTATTCTGGGCAGAAAACGACGATCTACACACCAATTTAGTTGAAACTACTGAATTTCATACAATTTCTTCCTTaaaaatttcccaaaataaaATCCGATTTTGTCAACATCGCTCCATTGAAAACTGCGATTGACAAATTCATATTAACGCTAAAGATGTTTTACTGTGTTTCTAAGCTGACAGATGGCACCGAATTGATTTGTCGATTATCTTTTTTAACTATGCACATTATTCGGAAACGCAAAAAAACTTTCTACATAAAATCTCAATGAAATTTGAACCAACGAATTACTTCTTAtcttttgacttatttttgaagaaataaaaatctatGCTGCAATGCATTGTTCTCTTGGCCTTGGGCTTTAAGGAAGGCATTTTCGGATTCGTAATAGACTGGCACGAAAATAGACACCAGTAGTAAGAatagaaatatatttttcatacacagaaaaaataaacatagaAAACTCTGTATTCCTCTAGATGTGGTTTAATCTAAACTTCGAATAACtgatcaaaaaatatttttatttgtacttTCGACAGAGAAATATTTATCCATAATATTAATAATCCCACATTTTATGTTTTGGGAGAAGCGGTCTACCATCTACCCGAATTAATAAcagacttttcaaaaatttccttATTACCTAGATTCTTGTactctatttaataaatctgaGAAATACTATTTTTCACTGAAGGTCACTTCACTATGTCTAATAACAGGTtatgtaatagtttttttctctgttttataaatttttatagtatAAAAATTGAAGGATATAagtaaactaataaaaatggTATATACAACTATTTACACTCTAAGTATTTATTGTTTCGCCGACTTTAGTTTTTTCTCAATCCGTTTTCAGGTTTTTTCGTTGAAATTTTTCTTGAAATGGAGACTTGGTACTTAAAACTTTCCTTCTACACTTTTTGCAATTATATTTTCGATCGAATCAAATGCATACAAAAAGTCATTTATATTTAGATATTATTCATCTTCTCTGAAATCCATTTGTTGTGAATTACAATTGACACATTCTTTAATACAACTGAATAATCTGAAATACATCTCATACTTTCTGAAATTATCTGATACATTCTGAACTAGACATGAAAAAGGTCtagtttaaaacttttaattcgTTTGCTGCAATCTACCAATAGAAATAATCTTCATCACataataatttgcattttaccgaaaatattatcaaattaaattttaactaattGTCCCGAAATTTACAACCAAATGATTTTTGTTAGGGAGTGGTTGCGTTCACAGTACCGATCCCGAACGCTGAGCTAGAttagtacacaaaaattacaacgaaaaaacaaaatttcataaaaattttaacaaacaaaaattactacaaaaagaaaaacgtCAGTTTATATCACTGATGCATCAAAGTATTATTATGATAATGGACTGTCTTTAGGGATGAATATTTGGAGACATAGGTAGGAAACACAACaaagttattgaaaaaaaaaacagaaaaagcaTCTTTCACTTCTTATAGTTTTCACTTGATCTAGATATATACATTTCGCCCCTTTTTCCTCTTATACCGCTCTTGACTCTGAATaccttttttgttaaatactaatattttttctaatttcttgaTCGCATACAATTCGTTCCATAcggttttcaaaatattatgaATATTGGGGACCAGtttgtttgaaaattcttAATTTCGAACGATTGAAaccaaaattgttttaaaaaagttttactcCAAATCCCTCCAATAAAATTACGATTGTCAAATTCATATTGAAGGAGCGGAAAGAGATAATTAGTTGGTCTTTGTTATTCCGGTAATAATTAATGTAGATCGTATAGAACCGTATCAAGCTGCAACGAAGTAATCCTGTCTATGGTTTCCTGCAGTTCCCGGTCTTCTCCTGGCGATTCGCGCCCACTTGTTGGACTTCGAGGCGTGTTTGAAGGTGTGACAGGTCCTCGACTACTTTCACTGACCTCCACTTCAGTCGAATCTACAAGTGTTTCAGGGGTTCTTAAACCGGCAATACCCTTTTTCGGAATTGTTGCAAAGTCTCTTTTGATTTTTCTCCTCCGACCTGGTTCGTTTCTCCTCAACTGAAGCATATTTTCTAAATCTATTATGTACAAAAATCCCGCTATTAGTAATTCGCTCGTTTGTTCGCCCCTTTTATACGCCGTCTCGATCTCTCTACTAGTGCGTTCGTCATACTGCCACCACCCTGTAAATTAAGGGTGTTTAAGTAATTGCTGtcgaataaaaaatcaaattgtaTGAAGTGTATACTGtatcatttataattattatgaaaaacataaaaaggataaaaactaaaattgaacCAACATGGTTAACAAAATGAATATTTACAAGAGAAAACAGTAACTATCTCAATAAACCAGCTTCCCCTTTTACGACTAAATTCTCGATTTTGTCGCGCTTAATACTTCGTTTGCGAGTGGGTGTTTTCTTACAGTACTGCCAATTGTTTGTGATATCAATGACATAAATTTCGCcacaaatcaaaatttcaacaagtggtaaatttaattgaaacgcTTGTTCAATGTCTTCGTTTGTACGAGGGTCATACCGCCACCAACCTT of the Tribolium castaneum strain GA2 chromosome 1, icTriCast1.1, whole genome shotgun sequence genome contains:
- the LOC660565 gene encoding E3 ubiquitin-protein ligase rnf146 isoform X1 codes for the protein MAEASRKSQLGGPHTKEATEKGDNLECAVCLQNCVHPAQLPCGHIFCFLCVKGIANQSKKCAMCRQEIPKDFIEQPNLLEKPYQREASEGFDGGYQWFYEGKNGWWQYDERTSREIETAYKRGEQTSELLIAGFLYIIDLENMLQLRRNEPGRRRKIKRDFATIPKKGIAGLRTPETLVDSTEVEVSESSRGPVTPSNTPRSPTSGRESPGEDRELQETIDRITSLQLDTVLYDLH